In Clupea harengus chromosome 4, Ch_v2.0.2, whole genome shotgun sequence, the genomic stretch ACCACAGCAGGGGGACTATGAGGTGGAAAAGGGTGAGGATATTTTTGGGAACTTTGCGggagactctctgtgtgtgtgtgtgtgtgtgtctgtgtgtgagattctgtctgtctgtgtgtgtgtgtgtgtgtgtgtgtgtgttcatatatccAACTGGGCGTTGCTCAGACAGATcggcaaaacaaacacaaggttAGATATAGAGGGAggtcttttttatttatatcgCTGAGGTCAGATACAGTCAAAACATACCCCACGATCACTCTTCTCCCATGGATACAAACTTCttctaaaaaaatattttaacatatcctgattgttttttttttttcctgaaagtGCACCATCACTGGCAGCTAAAACATGATAGTCAGCAGCTTTGATGTCAACTCACTTCCTGACAAGAAAGTGGAGTACTGCTAGCAACACAGGTCAAAGTACAAAGTACAAAAGCCCACACTGTAATTGAGGGTCCGGCAATTgtcataaacacagacaaatgaaaacCACACGGACCAGGAAAGGGAAGTTACACATGTAAAACAAAAGCACTCAAATGTTCAGAGTTcacccagaaaaaaaaaaaacacactctacatattcacaccaccatcaccacaccaAACGTGATCTCACACCAAAACCCTTTCCTGTTACGTTACCTGCAGAGTGACCGCTGTCCAGGACAAAAGAAACTTGGTAATGCCAGTAAATAGTGATGGCTCAAGCCACATACTGCCATAGGCAGAGGACTATACGGCAGCAGTATGCAATACATCAACTCTAAAACAAAAGTTTAAAAATAAAGAGTAAAACACACTGTGTGGTGTTTGGtttgttgtcacacacacacacacacacacacacacacacacacacacacacacacacacacacacacacacacacacacacacacacacacacacacacacacagacagatatggaTGAGTAGGTAAATCTGTGGTATGACACTAAACTAAGCTAAATGAACCTGACATGTTGAACACCTCTATACTCATATGCCAAGTATGAGAGCTTCAAAGCACTAGGAATGAGGAGAAATgagtaaaataaatatacattcaATGTCCAGAACATGTTAAGTTTACATACGACAGTCCAAAACAAACCAACGGCTGATTGCAAGGGTAACTTTTGGTCTTTGGAATATATGCACCAAATGAATGTAACAGTGTTCGTAGTTGAagctgaagaaaataaaaaaatcaacacTTCTAGACTAAAAGGTGCTTTACCAGTTTGTTTTTAGCTACTACCTTACTTTTCTCCCACCAAGAATAAATGCCCCTCAGAAGTATATTGGTAAGACTACAGAgtaataaaagaaataaaaagcaaaggtaaatcaacaaaaataaaagcttGATGTGGACAAGAAAACTGCTTCATACTCTACTATAAATATTAGATGCCCAGAGCAGTTCTGGGGATAGGGAGGAGAGAGCTGTCGGAGGCCCCAGCCATTGGAGTTCTCCTGTAGAGGCTCTGCCATCTCTGCCTTAGTAAATGCACTTTGCTGCCACCTGGTGGTCAAACTGAGTAACAGTCCTCCTGAACACCACAGTGATGATGGtgccctccctttttctcttctaCTATGGGAAAAGCCTGCTTTTGGCCTTCAGACTGCTGCTCTGTggcgtgctgtgttgtgctgcccTGGCTGGATGACTGTTGCCCTCAGATTCTTCATCTTCatcgtcttcatcatcatcatcatcatcatcatcatcgcggTCATCGCTGGCCCAGCTCGCCTTCAGAGGGGTCAGTTCAGGTGCAGTCACGTCACCATCCTGAGCATGAaaccagagaaagacacagaccgTTAGTTTCCTCCACTAAGTGGTCCACCTGAGTTTGCTTCTCAGTCCCTGCAGGATGCCAATGTGAGTCGCTTTgggtaaaagcgtctgctaaacacCAGACCTTTAACAGTACTTAAGACGACGGGTAAAAAACATTTTGGTTTTGCACAAAGGGATCATGTCCTTAcaatgcatttaaaaaagaaaacaaacaggccttgacccctccactcccctgaCACTTCAATATATCAGTTCATTAGATCCATGATTGAGTTTGACAAGGATCGATAAGGGTTAAGGCAATTTAGTGGGTAAAAACAGTCAGCATATCCAGTTCTGCAAGGTGCCACCCAGCCTACTGTCAGTGCACAACATTGCTCTCAACACGGGAGTAATGGAGCCAAATGacttcacatcacatcacatcataaCTGAGAAAACAAGAATAGACAAGAGTGGATGGGGTGAGTTCAGAGTGTTAGGTGGTGCGCTGGGGAGAGGGAAGGCGGAGGAGAGGATGTGGGGACCGGTTGAGGCTTGagcaaaggagtgtgtgtgcgcatgtgtacaAATATTTTTACAGTGCTTAGTTTCTCTTTGTTGTCCTGAGGAACTCTTAATTTCccctttgggtgtgtgtgtgtgtgtgtgtctgggtgggcgGGGCAGATGCTGCTGCACCTGAGTtttggaggagagaaaaaaatacaggAGGTAGCACTTCAAGGTGTGGGGTTGAAGGCAGAAGATGCATTATGGAGAGTGCTGAGGCAGAGTTAAATTAGCGCGTCTGCGCGTGTCTGCACGTGTCTGCCTGCACCTGAGGCTTGGTGAAGTTGTTGTCCATGCACCATTGCACAAAATACTTCTTGGCAGCCTCCAGACTGTGCTCGTCCGTGCGCTTGCAGTGCACGCGGATCAGCTGCTCCGCAAACTTCTCAGGCAGCAGCTGGGACACCTGTTGAAACACAACAGTCATCTTAACATTACACGACAGAAGAGACACTTGAAGAAACAGAAGTGACCGTTTCCTCATGCTTTAGGGACGAAAACACATggttcagaacacacacacacacagacagacggtaCTCACATTAAGAGGCATATTTAGAGAAGAAATCACTTGGAGCGTATATCACAAGGCACAATTAAATGTCTCTTTTCAGTTTAGAATAGAAAGGCACCTGATTCCTGCGGATCTTGATGGCCTTCGTCGGGTCGTTTTTGCAGTAGAAGTGGACGCTGTTGATGGGGTTCTTGCCCTTCATGCCGTAGTCCAAGGAGATGacctgcaggagcaggagcaagagCAGCAGGTTCATGTTAATAGCACACCGCCGGCTCGGAGTGACTCCAAAGAGGAAAGTGCCCAGAGGGCTGGAGCGTTTGCTTACATTGACAACAAAGTCCTCGCCCTTCAAGACCACATGTTCACCACTGGGTTTGGAGCTGGCTACTTCTTTAGCCCACTCCAGCAGCTTATCCTgagaaggccacacacacacacacacacacacacacacacacacacacacacacacagtatgtacaCTATATGGACAAAAATATTCGGACGCCTGACCCTTACTCCAACAGGGACTGTAATGACATTGTATTCAAATACATATACTTTAATATGGAGTTGGTCCCCCTTTTGCAGCTATAATAGCTTCCCCTCTTCTTGGAAGGCTTTCCACAACATTttggagtgtttctgtgggaaTTGATGCCCATTCATTCTGTGGAGCCTTTATGAGGTCAGGTAGTGGAAGCTGTTATAGCTGCAAAAGGGGGGCCAACTCCATATTAAAGTATATGTATTTGAATGCAATGTCATTACAGTCCCTGTTGGTGTAATGGTCAGGCCTCCGAAATACTTTTGTCCATAGAGTGTATGTCTGTTGGACACTGAACCAATAACAATAAGAAAGACTATAATGACTGAACAAAAGAAACAATGAAATGTCGACATAATGACAATACACGAGACGAGAACACACAGTAAATAGCATTGAAATTGAGTGAAGCATGATACACAACTCACAATGGCCCTGCAGAAATATTCATAGAAATCACTGACACTAAGCACAAACAGGAATTGgacagtacacacagacacatttgtccCCGCTATGCATGAGaaaaatatgtattattattattattattataccatattatattttataccatatattattaatattcatACAACCTTAGTCTAATATCTTTTTTTATATCCATCACCACATGGTACGTCTACATTACAAGATTACGGTAGCataccggtatgactgtgtctgaATGATTACCGGACTCTGTAAAAGCGACTTTGAGTacatagaaaagcgctatataagataaatgaaaaataaatacatagcaCAACACCGGCAACTACATATCACCAAAAGACTAATGTTGGCATGCTAGCAAGCACTCTACCAgcgccaactgtgctgttggtgtttgtaagttAAGTACGTTTTCGTCCAAAAGCTTCGTCCTCTGGCTTATAATTAATTTGCCTtagttttgtatttattcagtTGACTGTCTGGCTGTGGACCACCAGCCTCTGACCCAAACATGAGAGGAATGCGTGGGCAGGGACCAAGCAGCAGACTGGCCAAGGGAACAGACTGACGAGGACATATTAACACAGAAATGGCAGCAACAGCCCAGTCAAACAGAGGAGGGCTGGACTGGACTCTGAACAAGAcaggaagtggtgtgtgtgaggcaggaaCATCACCAGAAAAGGAGATCCTTTCATGATGCTTTTCATACAACAAAATTAACAACAACGTCACTGCTGAAATAGAACGACTGAATTGGGCAAGAGAACTAGCGAGAAGAGCGGAGAAGCCGGTCAGAGATAGCGCACGAGTCTTTATGACGGAGTTGCTTCTCATCAAGTTGTTTAGTCAAGACTGGCACTCGGGACCAGCCCAAGGAAGATGATTTTCTGCTGTGTGACATTGGCATCAGCTAATCTAAGATATTTAAAGGCATATTAGTGTGGGTAGTAGGACACAGTGTGCCACTCTATGCAATAACGTTGCTGGTATTTTGGCTGGGTGTGGGTAGGACTCAGTGTGCAGATTCAGTCTACGCTGCCTCTAGTTGTGTGGTTATTTCTCCGAACCTCTAAAAGCCTTTCCTGGCATAAGACGGCTTCTCGTCCTTATCACCTCCTGCCATTCGTTTGGCGGTTCTCTGGCTTGGTTTGGTGGGGTTTTtacccccaatccccccccgcccctctgaCCACATCCATGCCTCCATGCCTGCTCTTAATGCCCTGATAAGCCATACTCTGGTCTGCCAGCTCCACTGATGCAGTGACTAGCGACAGGCACAGCGTAGCTTGACATGTCTTCACTCCCCACAAGACAGGAATGGTGTTTATGCCTATACAAGTGTATGCCATGACTATTGTGTCTCACTCACAATACCAATGACCAAGTCCaactaggggtggggggaaaaaaaatcgatttttcgatttctctcgattctctctagaacgattctgcctcgattcagaaaagttcataatcgattttttaataaaaaaattgaaatgcaagctgcatcgattattgcattgttcatagaaagtcataattgtgacaaggaaaaactttttctctaataaaaaaattgatctgttgattttctttaattatcaaacacaaagtaggaagtgatttgagactctgagtagcaaactcaaatgttttaaaaattgagatgcattgATAAttgttttatcggtttagaattgataatcgataatcggtttagaatcgagaatcggtttagaatcgaatcgttgacctctgaatcggaatcgaatcgtgagatgccaagagattcccacccctaagtCCAACTAAAGTGATCACATCTCTAGCGCTCTACAAATCAGCCTAGGGATAAAAAGAAGGCGAAGAGACCATTTTCAGCATAGCCTTTAGTAGCAGCCATCTTAGTAACAATTACATATTCAAATGCTTGCATTCAAGTTTGCATATTTCCTATTGAACTTCAGGGAAGAGTACATCATatacaaataaagattattattattatgatccCTTAACATTAATAATCAACCCTGCGCTCTCCTGTccagctctgtgagtgtgtgtacttaccTGGGACACGTCCACGTGAGTGGTGGGGCTGGTCTGACccacacacttatacagacGCCGGCAGATGATGTTCTGGAGGATCTCCCGAGCTCCCGCCAACTCTGCAGAGGATGAGTAGAGGATCTGCAGAAAGATatggtctgacacacacacacacacacacacacacacacacacacacacacacacacacacacacacacacacacacacacacacacacacacacacacacacacacacacacacacacacacacacacacacacacacacacacacaaaaaggggaAATTAAGACAATATTAAGAAATATTTGTACAAATGCACACTCAAACCAGTCCAcctcaagaaaaacaaacatttggaTCGAGCCAGTGCCTAACAGGTCGGCCGTGGGCCGCCATCTTACCTGTGAGTTTAGTGTAGGCCTCCATGTCATCTatggctgtggagagagagaacatcttcCCTCCTGAGCCCTGGATCTGAATGTGGGGGTGTGCCTTCACCAGGGCCTCTGTAATCCTGACCAAATGATGCAACACAAGAATACCGAGATGAATGCACTTGGCTAAACGCCTGTTTGAAATAAATCATCATTTACCTAATCAGTGATTTGACCACTTGGGTACCACTGGCAGTGGCAACATGGCAGTGTTTTTCTCAGATGCCTGCCCTTAAAGCACTTACATGGTTTCAATGATGTTGCCAACCTTGTGCTGGTACGCTCTGCGATGAAGGCAGCTCCGCGTGTGGAACATGTCATACAGGTTCCCTACCTCCTGCACAAGAACAATACAGTAAGCGGATTAATACAAATACCAACAGGAATTAAATCATGAGAGCCTAGAACACAGGATTCATTTGTGACAGGCTAGGGCTGACTGGAGCTCTGCGTCACATATAAAGCCAcgacacatcaacacaaacatcaatAGAGGGTTAGTCCGTACACAGTCAATGTGTTATTGATACAGTCTAGCTGTTTGTGGACTGcccaacaaaacaaatgtttgtgAAAGCCAGGCCACTGTGCTAAGACTCACCTAAAACCAACTTCCTTAAGTAGAAAAAGGTTTGAGGTAAGGATCTGCTCTTGTTAGAATTATCTAGACTAAAGAAATTGTAAAACAGTCGATTTAGAAATTGAAGCTTATAGAAATCAACATTTGGTCTGATACCCAACACATATGGTTGGCAACTAGAATGTATGTAAACCTATCTGATCGGCTGTTCAGTGACATCTAACTGCAAAGAACCCTGAAAACAGGAAATGAGAACAGGAACCTTTTCTCTGGTGCAAATGTGCTTCTTCCCCTTGACCTCACACACGCGAGCAAACCTCAGGAAGCGGTGGTAATCAAAGTTGTTCTGGATGCCAAGGTGGTAACAGTCCctgtgaacgcacacacacacacacacacacacacacacacacacacacacacacacacacacacacacacacacacacacacacacacacacacacacacacacacacacacacacacacacacacacacacacacacacacacacacacacacacacacacacacgtcatatttTCAGTCAATTGGAGCACTTGTTCAATGGAGCCATAGATACATAATCTGGGCCAGGGATCCCCAAAGAGAAGATAGAAAAGGTTCTGAGCTACAGACAGAGATATTTCATAACTTTATGACTCAGCACCTGGAGCAAAATGGCTTTTTATCTTAAGAAGCACAGATTAGAAGACAATGACTGCCCAACACGCTGCCTAACCTCGCAAAGTAGTCCCACTTGTCCACATCGATGCCATTCCTTTTGTTGGCCACAATCTCATACAGGAAGGACTTTTCCTCAGGCCTGCCTTTGTAGGGCCACTtcataaaaagaaaacacacacacacaaattggatTTCTTTAACACCCACTACTATTTCTCCCCCCTTtgttctcctccctcctctttcggacagggttgccatggtaactCACAGGGGCCTGTCCGTGGCGAGGCGCGGTTGGGTCCTCCGGGGGTCCGGCGATCTGCTCCTTAATGAACACCAGGTCATCGGGGAGGGTCAGGCCATGCTCCCGCATCACCGCCTCCAGTTCATTCTCCCTCACCAGGTGGTCAAACATCTGCACAGAGGCCTTCTCATGCTGCAGAggacacgcacgcgcacgcacgcgcacacacgcacacgcacacacacgcacacacgcacacacagttacattttATGGCCCTATAAGTGTGCTTATCTTTCCAGATGCCTTCACCAGAGGTGGTGATAAAACGTAGTTAATCAACTGACCCTTTCCCCTGTGGATTCCTGTGTCAGACGTGCCTGGTACTGGTGACGTGACCAGTCACTCACACCCTCTCCTTAATGATTGGAGAAGGACCCAGTCACTCACACCCTCTCCTTAATGATTGGAGGAGGACCCAGTCACTCACACCCTCTCCTTAACAATTGGAGAAGGCCCCAGACCGGTACTGTACTTTCATTTCAAcccagtgtatttgtgtgcgtggtAGGTAAAATAAAACGTGTCAAACATTGGCAGCGCTTTTGCAGGTATTTTCTGCTTACATTCAAAGAGGAGTCCTAGAGTCACGTGTGTTACAAAGGTCCTCATGTCAGGTGACAACTGCAAACATTTTGCAACACTTTTGACCAGGCGTTCTACACAGCCTAAACAGCATCTAAAACTCAGTTCTCAGGTATTCTGAAACTGACTGGTGGTGAGTAACTTCAGATCTGTGTCAACATGTTGTTGCCAAGGAGACTGCCCTCATGAACATAGAATTAGCCCAAGGCCAGAGAACACCTGCTCCCATCACATTACATTCACTCATCTAGCAGCTGGGTGGGGACTTTATAGTACTGGattatcagtatgtgtgtgtgtgtgtgtgtgtgtgtgtgtgtgtgtgtgtgtgtgtgtgtgggtgtgtgggtgtgcatcctagcaacaaaacatatgaccttggtgttgtcagcaaTTTGTTCTAATCAGATGAAGGAAGACCTTCTGGATGCAGTTATTTACCTTCCACTTGTACTCTGGGCGAACTTTGGGGATGAACATTCCATCGTACATGTGAGAGAACGGCCCATGTCCTGCATACaagtttttaaaacaaaaacagatattTTCAGGGTATATAGCACATGAATGGTTCATAGCACTGACTGTCGAAACTGAATATCAGTGAAAGAAAGACTGTATCCTAGCTTTAAGGTAGACTTTAGCTGGATCCCCACCCaatcctcctccttcctcaatGTGAAAAACGCCCCCTTATCCAACAAACGCCAAGTAAAGACCTGCAAAGCAACTGTGCCGAGAGGCCAAGTctggtgtgtttgggtctgaGTGAGGGTGTGCGGTGGTACACGGTAGCTTTCTCTAGCGTTTTTGTAAGCCTGTGACACACTTACCCAAGTCGTGGCACAGGCCTGCAATCTGCACACACAGGATATCCTGCCTGGTTATGAGTAGCTCAGGTTGTCGTTCATTCAGGGCTTGGACCAGCTTACCAGCCAGATACCCGACCCTGTAGGATGCATACACAATGCCATATCACCATGGAAGAAAATCCACTCACAAAATACACAAGAGCATTTTATCCAGTTAATCCTGAAATGACTGCCTTGTAGTTTCTCCTTTAAGACCAAACATAAGTAGTGCTGTGTTGCTCCCAAGGCCATACAGATACGGTCTGAGCTGAGGGTACATACTGCTTTGAGTTTCAGTTTAGCAGCATTTAGTGCAAACACCTGAATCTCTATGGGAGTTATTCATGCTGTCTGCAATGTTACATCTGGACAAAGCAGCAGAGGAGACCAGACTCTTTACTACTATCGgtcgtctctgtctctgtctctgtctctgtctctgtctctgtctctgtctctgtctctgtctctgtctctgtctctgtctcaaacacacacccaacagagTGTTCCAAATGGTTGTGGGACGCCCAAGGGAACACCAAGTAGGTCAAGAGACGAGGTTTTTCACTTTAGTCCTCCTCGTGTTTATccctttttcatctctctctctcacacacacacacacacacacacagacacacacacacacacacacccgagagAGTGTTCAAAGCGGTTGTGGGATGCCCCTGGGAACACCAGGTAGGCCCCACCCAGCTGCTTGATGTGGCGGAGCCTCTGGAACTGAGGAGTGTCTATAATGCGCATCAGGAGGGGGTGTATCTCAATGTGGCCGTGGATGGGGTCGTTGAAGACCTGGGGGAGACAACACAGTCCTGGGTTACATGCAAACCCActtgactcagagagagagagagagaaagaaggcaagaaagaaagaaagaaagaaagaaagaaagaaagaaagaaaagaaaaaaagaaagaaaggagagagttcAGGGAGGGATAAATAAATCTACATGCCACTGAATCTAAAAACAAGTGTGAGtcagtcaaagagagagagagagagagagtcataaaAAGAGAGTGTTGACATTTGGAATGAGGGTGTAATACAGTGTTACGTATCGCGTGTTACTCAAGCTTTTAATTGGTGGCTTGCATGGCAGCTAATAACTATATGGCAACACTGCCAATACACATAATTCATAAAAATACTCAAATTATAGTGACCTTCACTGGTACAACACAATACATTGCAGATGTCCCCACATACCTTCATAGGAACGTCTGTGATGTGCCATAGTTTCTGCAGGCTGTGGATAATCTGCAAGCGTTTCCCCAGAGGTCTAAAAGAGGAACCAATATCAGAGTGACAAAAGCTTCCACCCAGTCCCATTCATCTCAATCCAACCCACTCTGTATCAAGCTAGATGCGGAAATCTAGTAAAGAGTAATGTGTTCTAGTCTAGTCTGAAAAAGGCACCTCATGTCTGATCACAGCCATACTCACCCAATTCCGATCTCCTTCAGATGCGACTCTGTGAGGTAGCGCAACCCCACCCCTGTAATCTCTTGCTCTGCAGGGAAACAATTTGGGCACATTGTGAAAAATTAGTTCAGATCATTTCATCAGGTAATGAAGAGCGTTTCATCCAGTTGGACAACATATTCGGGGCCAGTGCCAGCTGTAGGAAAAATGAACGAGTGTCTCACGGCACATCAGTATGTGTGGGAAACACGCAGCTGACGAGGCAATTCGTTAGTTTTATTAGTGATTTTAACTGATGTTATGTTGTCTGCTGAATTAGACTAGGTCCTAGTCCAACATGACCTCATCAGAgcaggatgagagacagagagagaaagaaagagaaagtaagGTATCTGGCTGGTCTTAACCAAGCAGGATATCCTATGTGTGCAGCTGGTGGACCCGTGCCACAActtggcgagagagagaaagagagaaagagttttcGCTGAAGACTTCTCCTGAAATCAAATCTACACCAAATCCACAGTGTGAAAACACCAGCTGGGAAAGTACACTATGCTGCCTGGATGTTGTGTCTCTGAGTCTTCCCCAAGGGACCTCACAGAAAGTGTCGATCCATCGGTCATTCCCAATTCAAGCAGCTGGTTGAAAGACACATTTT encodes the following:
- the LOC105890614 gene encoding deoxynucleoside triphosphate triphosphohydrolase SAMHD1-like isoform X2 — translated: MKVFNDPIHGHIEIHPLLMRIIDTPQFQRLRHIKQLGGAYLVFPGASHNRFEHSLGVGYLAGKLVQALNERQPELLITRQDILCVQIAGLCHDLGHGPFSHMYDGMFIPKVRPEYKWKHEKASVQMFDHLVRENELEAVMREHGLTLPDDLVFIKEQIAGPPEDPTAPRHGQAPWPYKGRPEEKSFLYEIVANKRNGIDVDKWDYFARDCYHLGIQNNFDYHRFLRFARVCEVKGKKHICTREKEVGNLYDMFHTRSCLHRRAYQHKVGNIIETMITEALVKAHPHIQIQGSGGKMFSLSTAIDDMEAYTKLTDHIFLQILYSSSAELAGAREILQNIICRRLYKCVGQTSPTTHVDVSQDKLLEWAKEVASSKPSGEHVVLKGEDFVVNVISLDYGMKGKNPINSVHFYCKNDPTKAIKIRRNQVSQLLPEKFAEQLIRVHCKRTDEHSLEAAKKYFVQWCMDNNFTKPQDGDVTAPELTPLKASWASDDRDDDDDDDDDEDDEDEESEGNSHPARAAQHSTPQSSSLKAKSRLFP
- the LOC105890614 gene encoding deoxynucleoside triphosphate triphosphohydrolase SAMHD1-like isoform X1; the encoded protein is MDSRKRLRVDLPCNPTNNFKTPEKRVSEVPRRDGSFKQQGVDFRHWDVETTCSYLRHEGLEEWESKFKEQEITGVGLRYLTESHLKEIGIGPLGKRLQIIHSLQKLWHITDVPMKVFNDPIHGHIEIHPLLMRIIDTPQFQRLRHIKQLGGAYLVFPGASHNRFEHSLGVGYLAGKLVQALNERQPELLITRQDILCVQIAGLCHDLGHGPFSHMYDGMFIPKVRPEYKWKHEKASVQMFDHLVRENELEAVMREHGLTLPDDLVFIKEQIAGPPEDPTAPRHGQAPWPYKGRPEEKSFLYEIVANKRNGIDVDKWDYFARDCYHLGIQNNFDYHRFLRFARVCEVKGKKHICTREKEVGNLYDMFHTRSCLHRRAYQHKVGNIIETMITEALVKAHPHIQIQGSGGKMFSLSTAIDDMEAYTKLTDHIFLQILYSSSAELAGAREILQNIICRRLYKCVGQTSPTTHVDVSQDKLLEWAKEVASSKPSGEHVVLKGEDFVVNVISLDYGMKGKNPINSVHFYCKNDPTKAIKIRRNQVSQLLPEKFAEQLIRVHCKRTDEHSLEAAKKYFVQWCMDNNFTKPQDGDVTAPELTPLKASWASDDRDDDDDDDDDEDDEDEESEGNSHPARAAQHSTPQSSSLKAKSRLFP